In the Malassezia vespertilionis chromosome 3, complete sequence genome, one interval contains:
- the RGA2 gene encoding Rho-type gtpase-activating protein (EggNog:ENOG503NWDD; COG:T; COG:Z), which yields MPCLEEGEQDSRTDSIPSVSETWRDSLVSRDARSSVDYVNRSPRTDSMFSLNEAQVDQYQRPTCTKPSAAHRALQVSVFWNTSPKKEPSTQSEPPEELSQRLSERIQMDILQAYGSTHSRPETPAQGFYEKGNLLDASAEKEMDAQRSANLRAASLTESEIKRNLSLYEPEFAALLETPEIMRNNRIESEESRMSKLRLSNDAQVFLDHVSDETDGLSSGETRMHMPTDQATDIYSHIPNDMQGLEMHRHVALAELLAIRDTTAPPGAFPGDSMPVQNRVALLLDSLVAHLDSVKQEYVDQLQNLLLMQNTVRQELGPMLEQHAMLQKQNQHMLQKANELAGCVMQLEASRARTEKPLPETHKGAGTFQVSPSLMPKPNVASLQLGSPETRPAPASEPPNSARLDASLPPLPSQRKFRWIKPLLLSNQDLTAIGNTLLQPAYDIGRTSPASLPPSPQRYDVTHTHPHDFQTTNILRPNARCCVCTRNVWAQTELRCTQCLLTCHVGCNDHVTSACEPNRPSAHQRSGSLGKTLMPLHEFTNPPQVESMIGRPLQDQVQREQNAVPRLIDRCLIAIERNGINEEGIYRRTGGINQQKQIVQLFDSGQQFDLCDIRQFNDTGAITSVVKFYLRELPEPLIPSELHDDFVEFGVQLESGSSFPAAPAMAALLGKLPVANRNTLQHENVGIELGVNFWAYIDAC from the exons ATGC cgtgtctCGAAGAAGGAGAGCAAGATTCGCGCACAGATTCAATACCATCTGTTTCTGAGACATGGCGCGACAGTCTTGTGTCGCGCGATGCTAGGAGCAGTGTTGATTATGTGAATCGCTCGCCTCGCACCGACAGTATGTTCTCGTTGAACGAGGCACAAGTGGATCAATATCAGAGGCCTACCTGTACGAAACCGTCtgctgcacaccgcgcgctgcaagtgAGCGTGTTTTGGAACACGTCGCCGAAAAAAGAGCCTAGCACACAGTCAGAACCACCTGAAGAACTGAGCCAACGCTTATCGGAGCGGATTCAAATGGATATCTTGCAAGCATATGGTAGCACGCACTCGCGCCCAGAAACCCCAGCGCAAGGCTTTTACGAAAAGGGCAATTTACTGGACGCCAGTGCAGAGAAAGAAATGGACGCGcaacgcagcgcaaatttgcgcgccgcctcgctCACAGAGTCAGAAATTAAGCGCAATCTATCACTGTACGAGCCTGAGTTTGCTGCACTTTTGGAAACTCCGGAAATTATGCGTAATAACCGGATCGAGAGCGAGGAGAGCCGTATGTCAAAACTGCGGCTCTCGAACGACGCGCAAGTATTTCTAGATCACGTTTCGGATGAGACTGATGGACTCTCGAGCGGAGAGACACGTATGCACATGCCTACCGATCAAGCCACGGACATCTACTCGCATATACCCAACGATATGCAAGGTCTGGAGATGCATCGACACGTCGCACTTGCCGAATTGTTGGCAATTCGAGACACAACAGCACCCCCAGGTGCATTTCCAGGTGATAGTATGCCCGTGCAAAATCGTGTAGCACTACTCCTTGACTCTTTGGTTGCGCATTTGGATTCAGTTAAGCAAGAGTACGTCGACCAGCTGCAAAACTTGCTCCTGATGCAAAATACCGTGCGGCAAGAATTGGGTCCGATGCTCGAGCAACACGCCATGCTGCAAAAGCAGAACCAGCATATGTTGCAAAAGGCAAACGAACTTGCTGGATGTGTAATGCAACTGGAAGCCAGCAGAGCGCGGACAGAAAAACCGCTCCCAGAAACACACAAAGGTGCTGGCACTTTTCAGGTTTCTCCTTCCTTGATGCCTAAGCCAAATGTGGCGTCTCTACAGCTTGGATCGCCAGAAACTAGGCCCGCACCGGCCTCGGAACCCCCAAACAGTGCGAGACTGGACGCCTCTTTGCCGCCACTGCCGTCGCAGCGAAAATTTCGTTGGATTAAGCCACTCTTGCTTTCCAATCAAGACTTGACCGCCATTGGCAATACACTCTTGCAACCTGCATATGATATTGGGCGTACATCACCGGCGAGTCTTCCTCCGTCTCCGCAGCGTTATGATGTTACTCATACGCACCCGCACGACTTCCAGACGACCAATATCTTAAGACCCAATGCGCGCTGttgcgtgtgcacgcgcaatgtATGGGCCCAGACGGaattgcgctgcacacagTGCCTGCTAACATGTCATGTTGGCTGCAATGACCACGTAACGTCTGCATGTGAGCCCAATCGTCCCAGCGCGCATCAACGCTCGGGATCGCTTGGGAAAACGCTGATGCCTTTGCATGAATTTACCAACCCGCCTCAGGTTGAATCTATGATTGGCCGTCCCTTGCAAGATCAggtccagcgcgagcagaaCGCCGTTCCAAGATTGATTGACCGATGCCTGATTGCTATTGAGCGCAACGGGATCAATGAAGAGGGTATTTACCGTCGCACAGGAGGTATCAATCAGCAGAAACAAATTGTCCAGCTTTTTGACAGCGGGCAGCAATTTGATCTCTGCGACATTCGCCAATTTAATGACACTGGCGCAATCACGAGCGTGGTAAAATTTTATTTGCGCGAACTTCCTGAGCCACTGATTCCGAGTGAACTGCACGACGACTTTGTTGAAtttggcgtgcagctggaGAGTGGGTCGTCCTTCCCCGCCGCACCCGCGATGGCCGCACTTTTGGGGAAACTGCCTGTGGCGAACCGAAATACGTTGCAGC ACGAAAATGTCGGCATCGAACTTGGGGTTAATTTTTGGGCCTACATTGATGCGTGCTAG
- a CDS encoding uncharacterized protein (BUSCO:EOG09260R9L; EggNog:ENOG503NVGC; COG:I), giving the protein MDLYLTAFSFPKSSASAASNHDNHSLPVPAPNSTLSSSPDARVVGSRAGLAVSPPSSLAPGAARPGLSRSPQDSTGTRRERTFADAIDGGDNASRTTRDIGNDLISHGASLGTPGSGISSLRPSARASAEIAEALSRLSNKVMSTQHCLVNVVPSMEVPLPPGTSSAMQSSSNFSTSPRPAASAGPGNRSVRSLSDEGEEIGSKASFSAVSASAGHDQEHAILAIPTTHTPKYTFNVCGTQSQVLEGRGALLQGLPFVWKVSIKVPGADIADALAESHFHSGMADRSELGMRLDEIAQVSGTNISIVPTEPPKADLAPGVEIARSVQIVLAGSVEAIEFARIQVLVQLDRFNGLHVEQFEIDRKLLHVVSGRKRAVLQLIEEDTNTSIYLPTPFAGILNTNVPQPIVAKRNTVYIAGQFYNTQRAKDTLMQLTNTKAKSLVNRQVVLMSRKIDWLLCERLEELRTLMLNNSTFLEFPVIGSQQNQVVVFGTSRVDVERSIRMLMQLVSPHYSANIWLQPGSYDALGVSTGKPDTHALSAILSSISASSGAEITFQSNNLEISGLDAEVRKALRELMRIPALKHYAHEIRFQLELASDHREFISGKKNGKINKIMEHCGVRIRFEPFNEYNFMIDVLGTELDAALQGLSLLQEELPAEMSFHVPEAYHKRIIGVGGKNIQRIMKKFGVYVKFSNAEEFATLGGYVDNDDNVIARTPSKNANNLENLKNSVMELVSSKDKDFVTEAVTVQRKYHRLLLGEKASLVHDIERKTRCTVRFARRESALDTVMVFGPESQINIAVQLLMQHVPLDSEIVVPNTYELGSMMESKDYALLVERMQKELGVTLTSGPRPPKEVHVFVIKLSVNGSNAELLTMAKTMFDELAAKYNVRLSLSSMAPNDAFSAPMPPFSSSLMSPKAVDSVATDTFHHDTAATAVSVGPVGTRYDEKKSAGSALPTSADLKALFDHPNVPGNPISFDGASSNTPLMSSFYTPGYPDSAGLSHPVWGAPLSSVPDISSGQNSKGSMFSPFSSGPMPFQFSSTDPPLGAPDNVRSPVFPHNAMRRTDAVGPGLGGGMDGHPFSSHSLGRLPIGMSGSNDLGNDIDGFHPISEPSTMPSLGMRHNNIGVPGQRTGATGMMRNQPASGASSDTMDEVSRALAQFSFDKQ; this is encoded by the exons ATGGATTTATATTTGACCGCATTCAGTTTTCcgaagagcagcgcatctgCTGCATCTAACCATGATAATCACTCGCTGCCTGTACCGGCGCCTAACTCAACACTATCGTCTTCACCAGACGCCCGAGTCGTAGGCAGTCGCGCTGGGCTTGCTGTTTCGCCGCCCTCATCGCTTGCGCCTGGTGCTGCTCGCCCAGGCCTCTCACGCTCGCCGCAGGACAGCACTGGTACTCGACGCGAACGGACATTTGCAGACGCGATTGATGGCGGCGATAACGCGAGCCGAACTACGCGGGATATTGGCAACGATCTCATCTCGCATGGTGCATCGCTTGGTACGCCAGGATCAGGTATTAGCAGCTTGCGCCcttcagcgcgcgcgtctgcaGAAATTGCAGAGGCATTATCGCGTCTTAGCAACAAGGTCATGTCTACCCAACATTGCCTGGTGAATGTGGTTCCCAGCATGGAAGTGCCTCTGCCGCCAGGCACGAGCAGTGCGATGCAGTCATCATCCAACTTTTCTACCTCGCCTAGACCTGCTGCTTCTGCTGGACCTGGCAACCGTTCTGTGCGGTCCTTGTCCGACGAGGGTGAAGAGATTGGGTCAAAAGCCTCCTTTTCTGCTGTTTCTGCTTCTGCTGGGCACGACCAAGAACATGCTATTCTGGCTATTCCTACTACGCACACGCCAAAGTACACGTTTAATGTATGTGGAACGCAGAGCCAGGTGCTCGAAGGCAGAGGTGCGCTTTTGCAAGGTCTTCCATTTGTCTGGAAAGTAAGCATCAAAGTGCCTGGCGCGGATATCGCAGACGCTTTGGCTGAATCGCATTTTCATTCCGGCATGGCTGACCGCTCCGAACTGGGCATGAGATTGGACGAGATCGCGCAGGTCTCTGGCACAAACATCTCTATCGTTCCCACCGAGCCGCCCAAAGCCGACCTGGCACCTGGTGTCGAGATTGCCCGCAGCGTACAAATTGTTCTAGCTGGTTCGGTCGAGGCGATTgagtttgcgcgcatccagGTGCTGGTCCAGCTTGATCGCTTCAACGGCCTACACGTTGAACAATTCGAGATTGACCGCAAGCTTCTCCATGTGGTTAGTggccgcaaacgcgccgtgTTGCAACTCATCGAAGAGGACACCAACACGAGCATTTACCTTCCAACACCCTTTGCTGGCATCCTGAATACCAACGTCCCGCAGCCCATTGTTGCAAAGCGTAACACTGTGTACATTGCAGGTCAATTTTACAACacacagcgcgcaaaggACACGCTAATGCAGTTAACCAACACAAAGGCCAAGTCACTGGTAAACCGCCAAGTGGTGCTGATGTCACGGAAGATTGACTGGCTACTGTGTGAGCGACTAGAAGAGCTCCGCACATTGATGCTGAACAACAGCACTTTCCTTGAGTTCCCTGTCATTGGTAGCCAGCAGAACCAAGTTGTGGTGTTTGGCACGAGCCGTGTAgacgtcgagcgcagcattcGTATGCTTATGCAACTTGTCTCTCCGCACTACTCGGCCAATATTTGGCTTCAGCCCGGCTCCTACGATGCACTTGGTGTGTCCACCGGCAAGCCTGACACACATGCTCTTTCTGCTATTCTCTCGAGCATAAGCGCGTCCTCTGGTGCCGAGATTACATTTCAGAGCAACAATCTGGAGATTTCTGGACTTGACGCAGAAGTACGCAAGGCTCTGCGCGAGCTTATGCGTATTCCTGCTTTGAAACACTACGCACACGAGATTCGATTCCAACTCGAGCTTGCTTCCGACCACCGCGAGTTTATCAGTGGCAAGAAGAATGGCAAGATCAACAAGATCATGGAGCATTGTGGCGTACGCATTCGTTTTGAGCCATTCAATGAGTACAACTTCATGATTGATGTGCTAGGGACAGAGTTGGACGCAGCACTGCAAGGACTCAGTCTTTTGCAGGAGGAGCTCCCTGCAGAGATGTCGTTCCATGTCCCGGAAGCATACCACAAACGCATTATTGGCGTAGGAGGCAAAAATATCCAGCGGATTATGAAGAAGTTTGGCGTATATGTCAAATTTTCAAACGCCGAAGAGTTTGCCACGCTGGGCGGATATGTGGACAATGACGACAATGTtattgcacgcacgccgtcgaAGAACGCGAACAATTTGGAGAATTTGAAAAACTCGGTGATGGAACTTGTCAGTTCTAAGGACAAGGACTTTGTCACTGAGGCGGTGACTGTACAGCGCAAGTACCACCGTCTTCTTCTCGGCGAAAAGGCGTCACTTGTTCATGATATTGAACGCAAAACACGCTGCACTGTCCGCTTTGCGCGTCGTGAATCGGCGCTGGATACTGTCATGGTCTTTGGACCAGAGTCGCAGATCAATATTGCCGTGCAATTGCTGATGCAACATGTGCCTCTGGATTCCGAAATTGTGGTGCCCAACACGTACGAGCTGGGCTCCATGATGGAGTCAAAAGACTACGCTTTGTTGGtggagcgcatgcaaaaGGAATTGGGGGTTACTCTTACGAGCGGTCCACGTCCTCCCAAAGAAGTGCATGTGTTTGTAATCAAACTCAGCGTAAATGGCAGCAATGCAGAACTGCTTACCATGGCCAAGACGATGTTTGATGAATTGGCCGCAAAGTACAACGTTCGTTTGTCACTCTCTAGCATGGCTCCAAACGATGCCTTCAGCGCACCCATGCCTCCGTTCTCTTCTTCTCTTATGTCTCCAAAAGCGGTTGACAGTGTTGCGACCGATACCTTCCATCATGATACCGCAGCAACAGCTGTCTCCGTCGGACCTGTTGGGACGCGTTACGATGAGAAAAAATCTGCGGGCTCTGCACTACCAACGTCTGCAGACTTGAAAGCGCTTTTTGATCACCCCAATGTACCTGGAAACCCGATTTCATTCGACGGAGCATCTTCGAATACCCCGCTCATGTCTTCATTTTATACCCCAGGCTACCCCGATAGCGCCGGACTCTCGCACCCTGTATGGGGCGCACCACTCTCCTCA GTTCCCGACATTTCCAGTGGGCAAAATTCCAAGGGCAGCATGTTTAGTCCTTTTTCATCTGGGCCCATGCCCTTCCAGTTTAGTTCCACGGATCCTCCGCTCGGCGCCCCGGACAATGTCCGTTCTCCTGTTTTCCCTCACAATGCTATGCGACGCACTGACGCAGTGGGACCTGGTCTTGGAGGGGGAATGGATGGTCATCCTTTCTCTTCCCACTCTCTTGGGCGCTTACCGATTGGGATGTCTGGCAGCAACGATTTGGGCAACGATATTGATGGGTTCCACCCAATAAGCGAGCCTTCTACGATGCCAAGCTTGGGCATGCGCCACAATAACATTGGGGTCCCAGGGCAACGCACCGGGGCCACAGGAATGATGCGGAACCAACCTGCGTCTGGTGCGTCTTCTGATACCATGGACGAAGTCTcccgcgcgcttgcacaatTTTCATTCGACAAGCAATAA
- the RPB5 gene encoding DNA-directed RNA polymerases II 24 kDa polypeptide (RNA polymerase II subunit 5) (COG:K; EggNog:ENOG503NVDE) gives MATPWKFLVSWIVAKGIMSDEREAARLWRINRTIHELVADRGYEVADEEINVDLDMFKREMSTNGAIDRNRLNFFTSHRDNPNERLFVFYATERNVGVKTMRQFINILEERNITRGVIIWSDKMTSAAKKVIEAMRLQLVLEDFEEAFLLVNITHHQLVPKHEVLKSEEKSALLQR, from the exons ATGGCGACCCCGTGGAAATTTCTTGTCTCGTGGATCGTCGCCAAGGGAATAATGAGTGATGAGCGTGAGGCAGCAAGGCTATGGCGTATAAACCGTACCATTCATGAGCTAGTAGCAGACAGG GGCTACGAAGTTGCCGACGAAGAAATTAACGTGGATCTCGACATGTTTAAGAGAGAGATGTCGACAAACGGTGCGATTGACCGTAATCGTTTGAATTTTTTTACCTCCCATCGCGATAACCCTAATGAGCGTTTGTTCGTATTCTACGCTACGGAACGCAATGTCGGCGTGAAAACCATGCGCCAATTTATCAATATTTTAGAGGAAAGGAATATTACTCGTGGCGTGATCATTTGGAGCGACAAAATGACCAGTGCCGCGAAAAAG GTTATTGAGGCTATGCGCCTTCAATTGGTTTTGGAGGACTTTGAAGAAGCATTCTTGCTTGTGAACATTACGCACCACCAACTTGTTCCGAAGCACGAAGTGCTGAAAAGCGAAGAAAAGTCCGCTTTACTGCAGCGCTAG